From a single Adhaeribacter swui genomic region:
- a CDS encoding PA14 domain-containing protein, producing the protein MKVSFFAFLLVLVSFLSFAQQEERIRFTSIAASEDTGLDYSPWLDDNLQHLVQSSWLPANLKYVDVTLKLEVRSKIKKLSFYDHEGVFTAKPAEVYALNGKQKVFLGLFTGEAYLSFVDLLLKEPTWADAIIIRKYSNNIPQKIKIFGLPASKIPSVIRFPALASKRVGDAPFDLVATSNNPRTPVLFTSTNPGVVAVSNVGGTWKATVLAPGVAKITASQAASTNYTAAQNVTREQVVQPVVTSLQGKIPIDPRRWYQLNNTSNSLVELFDGKTNKRVETGWGKILSSYDSYYPVLNGEQITIESIKFYDGEGTNKDNPMTLSVITNDWKRLPIATFLGEKYNTWVGPDPNKPADFKLKAPIKNIKYLVITTSWAYPTEIEIYGTYKTTAGAITPITLAPKKEVKLKDAFGVNAFEWDFLEPNNPEKIDETRMKLVKGFSGIRHYLDWERLESKEGSYTYNPSHSGGWNYDAIYERCKAEKIEVLACLKTLPRWMMATYPEQDRDDENVPVKYGKNFSDPKSYLEQAKVAFQFAARYGSNKKVNPALLSVDKKQRWTGDGINTVKIGLDLIKYIECDNERDKWWKGRKAYQTAREYAANLSAFYDGHKNTMGPGVGVKNADPNMQVVMAGLALPSIDYVKGMIDWCKEFRGYNPDGSVNLCWDVLNYHLYATDTKTSQGGNPTRGAAPEVSEASKVAADFVQMAHEYARDMPVWITELGYDFNQASPLKAVKVGNKSVLATQADWILRSSLLYARSGVDKTFFFILYDPTDPANPMQFSSMGLVNNNKTRRPAADYIYQVKKQFGEYMYKETLLNDPIVDRYELNGQSAYALVVPDEIGRTTDYFLDIGKSPFAYLYRPKIGQDAMEKQKVYPKNGKVEIAVTETPVFVVPEPINNCTATGTILREQWNKIPGKLIAAIPAQNKPTSSVQLKEFESQSNSQDNYGARIRGYICPPVSGNYTFRIAGDDSGELWLSTDDNPANKKKIAEFKSYTTFRQWDKFASQKSKPINLVAGQRYYVEAWHKEAAGKDHISVSWQLPNGVVETPIPGTRLSPFLPSGVISNNSQIVDYGSDNFQPAEQPTLLIAYPNPFKKQLNIQYNPEESGETNLGLYNAQGKLVRQLFTGKTEAGVIKHLTLNAEGMAPGIYIVLLNTGAKVLTQKVILNK; encoded by the coding sequence ATGAAAGTATCTTTTTTTGCCTTTTTATTAGTGTTAGTTAGCTTCCTGAGTTTTGCTCAACAAGAAGAAAGAATTCGATTTACGTCCATTGCTGCTTCCGAAGATACCGGTCTGGATTATTCGCCGTGGTTAGATGATAATCTGCAGCATCTGGTGCAAAGTAGTTGGTTGCCCGCCAATTTAAAATATGTAGATGTAACCCTGAAGCTGGAAGTAAGAAGTAAAATTAAAAAATTGTCTTTCTACGACCACGAAGGCGTATTTACTGCCAAACCCGCCGAAGTGTACGCCCTTAATGGGAAACAAAAAGTGTTTTTGGGCTTATTTACAGGCGAGGCTTATTTAAGTTTTGTAGACTTACTATTAAAAGAACCAACCTGGGCCGATGCTATCATTATTCGCAAATACAGCAATAATATTCCGCAAAAAATAAAAATATTCGGGTTACCTGCTTCAAAGATTCCATCCGTTATTCGCTTTCCGGCTCTTGCTTCCAAAAGGGTAGGCGATGCTCCTTTTGATTTAGTAGCCACGAGCAATAATCCGCGAACTCCGGTGCTATTTACTTCTACTAATCCTGGTGTTGTAGCGGTTTCTAATGTAGGCGGCACCTGGAAAGCTACGGTTCTTGCCCCCGGCGTAGCAAAAATTACTGCCTCTCAAGCTGCAAGTACCAATTACACTGCTGCCCAAAATGTAACCCGCGAGCAGGTGGTACAGCCAGTAGTTACCTCATTGCAAGGTAAAATTCCAATTGATCCCCGCCGCTGGTACCAGTTAAATAATACGAGTAACAGCTTAGTAGAATTGTTTGATGGCAAAACAAATAAAAGGGTTGAAACAGGCTGGGGTAAAATTCTTAGTTCTTATGATTCTTATTATCCTGTTTTGAACGGAGAACAAATAACTATTGAAAGTATTAAGTTTTACGACGGCGAAGGAACAAACAAAGATAATCCAATGACCTTGTCGGTAATTACTAATGATTGGAAACGCCTGCCAATAGCCACTTTCCTGGGTGAAAAATATAACACATGGGTAGGCCCAGACCCGAATAAACCGGCTGATTTTAAATTGAAAGCACCAATAAAAAATATTAAGTATTTGGTTATTACCACTTCCTGGGCTTATCCTACGGAAATAGAAATATATGGTACTTATAAAACAACAGCGGGTGCTATTACGCCAATAACTCTAGCGCCTAAAAAAGAAGTAAAGTTAAAAGATGCATTTGGGGTAAATGCTTTTGAATGGGACTTTTTAGAACCAAATAATCCGGAAAAAATAGATGAAACCAGGATGAAATTGGTAAAAGGTTTTTCGGGAATTCGGCATTACCTGGATTGGGAAAGGCTGGAGTCAAAAGAAGGCAGTTATACTTACAATCCATCGCACAGCGGCGGCTGGAACTATGATGCCATATACGAAAGATGTAAAGCCGAAAAGATAGAAGTTTTAGCTTGTCTAAAGACATTACCCCGTTGGATGATGGCTACTTATCCGGAGCAAGACCGCGACGATGAAAATGTGCCCGTGAAGTATGGTAAAAATTTTTCTGATCCTAAATCGTACCTGGAGCAGGCTAAGGTTGCTTTTCAGTTTGCGGCTCGTTACGGTAGTAACAAAAAGGTTAACCCGGCTTTGTTGAGTGTCGATAAAAAGCAAAGATGGACGGGGGACGGCATTAATACGGTAAAAATTGGTCTGGATTTAATTAAGTATATAGAATGCGATAACGAGCGCGACAAGTGGTGGAAAGGCCGGAAAGCCTACCAAACAGCCCGGGAATATGCGGCTAATTTATCTGCTTTCTACGATGGTCATAAAAATACAATGGGGCCAGGGGTAGGCGTAAAAAATGCCGACCCGAATATGCAAGTGGTAATGGCTGGTTTGGCGCTCCCGAGTATTGATTATGTAAAAGGTATGATTGACTGGTGTAAAGAGTTTAGAGGATATAATCCGGATGGTTCAGTTAATTTATGCTGGGATGTATTGAATTATCATTTATATGCCACCGATACCAAAACATCGCAAGGTGGTAATCCAACCCGGGGAGCCGCCCCAGAAGTTTCGGAAGCCAGTAAAGTGGCGGCAGATTTTGTGCAAATGGCGCACGAGTATGCCCGAGATATGCCCGTTTGGATAACCGAATTGGGATACGATTTTAATCAGGCTAGTCCGTTAAAAGCGGTGAAAGTTGGTAATAAAAGTGTTTTAGCAACCCAAGCTGATTGGATTTTACGATCATCTTTACTTTATGCCCGGTCAGGGGTTGATAAAACGTTCTTCTTTATTCTGTATGATCCTACGGATCCAGCCAACCCGATGCAATTTAGCTCCATGGGCTTAGTAAATAATAATAAAACCCGTCGGCCGGCCGCCGATTATATTTATCAAGTTAAAAAGCAGTTTGGCGAATACATGTATAAAGAAACATTACTGAACGATCCAATTGTAGATCGGTATGAGTTAAACGGGCAATCGGCTTATGCTTTAGTAGTACCGGATGAGATTGGTAGAACCACGGATTATTTTTTAGATATAGGTAAATCTCCGTTTGCTTACTTATATCGGCCCAAAATTGGACAAGATGCCATGGAGAAGCAAAAAGTATATCCGAAGAATGGTAAAGTAGAAATAGCAGTTACCGAAACGCCGGTATTTGTAGTGCCTGAACCTATTAATAATTGTACTGCCACCGGAACCATTCTGAGAGAGCAATGGAATAAGATACCAGGTAAATTAATTGCTGCTATTCCTGCGCAAAATAAGCCTACTAGTTCGGTTCAGTTAAAGGAGTTTGAAAGCCAAAGTAATAGCCAGGATAATTACGGTGCCCGCATTAGAGGTTATATTTGCCCGCCTGTAAGTGGGAATTATACTTTTAGGATTGCCGGCGACGATAGCGGCGAACTTTGGCTCAGTACCGATGATAACCCGGCTAATAAAAAGAAAATTGCTGAATTTAAGAGTTATACAACCTTTCGGCAGTGGGATAAGTTCGCCTCCCAAAAGTCAAAGCCTATTAATTTAGTAGCTGGCCAACGTTATTACGTAGAGGCCTGGCACAAAGAAGCGGCGGGTAAAGATCATATTTCCGTTTCCTGGCAATTACCCAATGGCGTAGTTGAAACACCTATTCCAGGTACCCGCCTGTCACCTTTTTTACCTAGTGGAGTAATAAGTAATAATTCTCAAATAGTAGATTATGGTTCGGATAATTTCCAGCCAGCAGAACAGCCAACTCTATTAATTGCTTATCCTAACCCATTTAAGAAACAGCTAAACATCCAATACAATCCGGAAGAAAGCGGGGAAACTAATTTAGGGTTGTATAATGCCCAAGGTAAGCTGGTACGGCAATTATTTACCGGAAAAACCGAAGCAGGCGTTATCAAACATTTAACTTTAAATGCAGAAGGAATGGCTCCCGGAATTTACATTGTTCTGTTAAATACCGGTGCTAAAGTATTAACTCAAAAAGTTATACTAAATAAGTAA
- a CDS encoding glycosyltransferase family 2 protein codes for MLLFFTICFWASLGILFYSYFGYGLVLFGLVKAKRIFKPTASNFSDSEEMLPDVTVVVAAYNEEDYITEKIENTLALQYPPEKLKLLVVTDGSSDQTPNLVKKYPQVTLLHQPERRGKIAAVERAMPYVTTGIVVFTDANTMLNQEAILKLVRHYQDEKVGAVAGEKRILVKEKDAAHGAGEGIYWKYESALKKWDSELYTVVGAAGELFSIRTKLFESVPHDTLIEDFYMTLRIAQKGYKVRYEPEAYALEGPSASVGEELKRKIRIAAGGIQAVVRLSSLLNLAKYGLLSFQYISHRVLRWTLAPLALLLLLISNIALVEVSHHPFFQLALVLQLFFYLAALLGKICETRKLKIKAFFVPYYFLIMNYAVYLGFARFLKGSQSVLWEKAKRG; via the coding sequence ATGCTATTATTTTTTACTATTTGTTTCTGGGCAAGTCTGGGTATATTATTTTACTCTTACTTCGGGTATGGTTTAGTATTATTTGGTTTAGTTAAAGCCAAAAGAATTTTTAAACCTACAGCTTCTAATTTTTCTGATTCAGAAGAAATGTTACCGGACGTAACCGTTGTAGTAGCGGCTTATAACGAAGAAGATTATATAACCGAAAAAATTGAAAATACGCTGGCTTTACAGTACCCGCCAGAAAAGCTGAAGTTGCTCGTAGTAACCGATGGTTCTTCGGACCAAACACCGAATTTAGTAAAAAAATATCCGCAAGTTACCTTACTACACCAACCGGAACGAAGAGGGAAAATTGCTGCTGTAGAAAGAGCCATGCCTTACGTTACTACCGGAATTGTTGTATTTACCGATGCGAATACCATGCTTAACCAAGAGGCTATTTTAAAATTGGTAAGGCATTATCAAGACGAAAAAGTAGGAGCCGTTGCTGGGGAAAAACGGATTTTAGTAAAAGAAAAAGATGCCGCCCATGGCGCCGGCGAAGGCATTTACTGGAAGTATGAATCTGCGTTAAAAAAATGGGATTCTGAACTTTACACGGTAGTGGGAGCTGCCGGGGAGCTGTTTTCTATCCGTACCAAACTTTTTGAATCGGTACCCCACGATACCCTTATTGAGGATTTTTACATGACCTTACGCATCGCTCAAAAAGGATATAAGGTGCGCTACGAACCCGAGGCGTATGCCTTAGAAGGACCATCCGCCTCTGTAGGCGAAGAATTGAAACGTAAAATAAGAATTGCGGCCGGTGGCATTCAAGCGGTTGTGCGCTTGAGTTCCTTGTTAAATTTGGCGAAGTATGGCTTGTTGAGTTTTCAGTATATATCGCACCGGGTTTTAAGATGGACTTTGGCTCCGCTTGCTCTTTTACTATTACTCATCAGCAACATTGCTTTAGTTGAAGTAAGCCATCATCCGTTTTTTCAGTTGGCGTTAGTGTTGCAATTGTTCTTTTATTTGGCCGCTTTGTTAGGCAAAATTTGTGAAACCCGTAAATTAAAGATAAAAGCATTTTTTGTTCCGTATTACTTTCTGATAATGAACTATGCCGTGTATTTGGGATTCGCCCGGTTTTTAAAAGGTTCGCAGTCGGTACTTTGGGAAAAAGCCAAAAGAGGTTAA
- the ppnP gene encoding pyrimidine/purine nucleoside phosphorylase, producing the protein MIQVNEYFNGAVKSLAYQTPAGKSSVGVINPGTYEFGTAQPEIMTITEGSLEVLLPETTTWQTYTAGQVFNVPGNSSFQVRTEEQTAYLCQYR; encoded by the coding sequence ATGATTCAAGTAAACGAATATTTTAACGGCGCAGTAAAATCATTGGCTTATCAAACCCCGGCGGGCAAATCTTCGGTGGGCGTTATCAATCCTGGTACTTACGAGTTTGGCACCGCCCAACCCGAAATTATGACGATTACCGAAGGCAGCCTAGAAGTTTTATTACCCGAAACAACTACCTGGCAAACGTACACCGCTGGTCAGGTTTTTAATGTGCCCGGCAATTCCTCTTTCCAGGTGCGCACCGAAGAGCAAACCGCTTATTTGTGCCAGTACCGGTAA
- a CDS encoding M1 family metallopeptidase has product MKVADLLTITRRGFFLLLFTLLANQIWAQTPVFTRQDTLRGSITPERAWWDLTHYHLDIRVDPSAKTIRGVNTISYKVVQPYQTMQVDLQPPLKIEKVEQNGKALSFQRDGNAYFLTLAEAQTPGSAQKVSVFYSGMPQVSKNPPWSGGITWQQDKQGNPFVATSCQGDGASLWWPCKDHMYDEPDSMQISVTVPEKLTDVSNGRLRKVVQNNDGTRTFHWAVTNPINNYGVNINIGDYINFSEKYNGEKGILDCSYYVLRQDLEKAKKQFKEVPRMLQAFEHWFGPYPFYEDSYKLVQVPYLGMEHQSSVTYGNKFQNGYLGKDLSGSGWGLKFDFIIVHESGHEWFANNVTYKDVADMWIHESFTAYSENLFLNYYFGKKASSEYVIGTRKNIKNDVPITGYYNVNNSGSGDMYYKGANMLHTLRQVVNNDEKWRAILRGLNKEFYHQTVTSAQIENYLSQQTGRDLSAFFQQYLRDVRIPQLEYQFRNNKLAYRWANCVPGFNLPVKVTIDKKEKWLEPTTTWQELANIPANATLQVVPDFYVTAARSSGQ; this is encoded by the coding sequence ATGAAAGTTGCTGATCTGCTTACCATAACTCGGCGGGGATTTTTTCTGCTGTTGTTTACTCTACTGGCAAACCAAATATGGGCGCAAACCCCGGTATTTACCCGGCAAGATACTTTGCGGGGCTCCATTACGCCCGAGCGGGCCTGGTGGGATTTAACCCATTACCACCTCGATATTCGTGTAGACCCTTCGGCCAAAACTATTCGGGGCGTAAATACTATTTCGTACAAAGTAGTGCAGCCTTATCAAACCATGCAAGTAGATTTGCAGCCGCCATTAAAAATCGAAAAAGTAGAACAGAATGGCAAAGCCCTTTCTTTTCAGCGCGATGGCAATGCTTATTTTCTTACTCTGGCCGAGGCACAAACTCCCGGATCAGCCCAGAAAGTTTCGGTTTTTTATAGTGGTATGCCGCAGGTTAGCAAAAATCCACCCTGGAGCGGGGGCATTACTTGGCAGCAAGATAAGCAAGGCAATCCGTTTGTGGCTACATCGTGCCAGGGCGATGGCGCCAGTTTATGGTGGCCCTGCAAAGACCACATGTATGACGAGCCCGACAGCATGCAGATAAGCGTAACCGTTCCCGAAAAGTTAACCGATGTATCGAACGGGCGGCTCCGGAAAGTAGTGCAGAACAACGATGGTACCCGCACGTTTCACTGGGCGGTTACTAATCCCATTAATAACTACGGAGTAAATATCAACATTGGCGATTACATAAATTTTTCGGAAAAATATAATGGCGAAAAAGGCATTCTGGATTGTAGTTATTACGTGCTGCGCCAGGATTTAGAAAAAGCGAAAAAGCAATTTAAAGAAGTACCCCGCATGTTGCAGGCCTTTGAGCATTGGTTTGGCCCTTATCCGTTTTACGAAGATAGTTACAAGCTGGTACAGGTGCCTTACCTGGGTATGGAACACCAAAGCTCGGTAACTTACGGTAATAAATTTCAGAATGGTTATTTGGGAAAAGATTTAAGCGGCTCTGGCTGGGGTTTAAAGTTTGATTTTATTATTGTGCACGAATCGGGGCACGAGTGGTTTGCCAATAACGTTACCTATAAAGATGTGGCCGACATGTGGATTCACGAAAGTTTTACCGCTTACTCCGAAAACCTGTTCCTGAATTATTATTTCGGCAAAAAGGCTAGCAGCGAATACGTGATTGGTACCCGCAAAAACATTAAAAATGATGTTCCGATTACTGGCTATTACAACGTAAACAACAGCGGTTCCGGCGATATGTATTATAAAGGCGCCAACATGTTGCATACCCTGCGCCAGGTAGTAAACAACGACGAAAAATGGCGCGCCATCCTGCGTGGATTAAACAAAGAGTTTTACCACCAAACTGTAACTTCGGCCCAAATAGAAAATTATTTAAGCCAACAAACCGGCCGCGATTTATCTGCTTTCTTTCAGCAATACTTACGCGATGTACGGATTCCGCAGCTCGAGTACCAGTTCCGGAATAATAAACTTGCTTACCGTTGGGCTAACTGCGTTCCCGGGTTTAACTTGCCGGTAAAAGTTACCATTGATAAAAAAGAAAAATGGCTGGAACCCACTACGACCTGGCAAGAACTGGCCAATATACCGGCAAATGCTACTTTGCAGGTAGTTCCGGATTTTTACGTAACCGCAGCGCGCAGCAGTGGTCAATAA
- a CDS encoding DUF481 domain-containing protein, protein MRTFFKILSFSVCLLVLAKAPVFAQIVNIEDGRMSHDSTNRFAGKAGVSFSIYNQNAGKDRPNNYLQFTFNGDATYQSKLHTYLLINYFNYLLVNYDTKSQRNTVAQQGYSHGRVNWFQARRLSYELFAQIQSDKARGLNLRTLGGGYLRFRLMKQADKKINVYLGTGLMQEHEEWQNPEEFDRLQTSDLVKSTSYVSARLKARDNVEISAITYYQVGYSQLIEHFRNRVSGEISLGVNINKVLALKTKFNCTYEDQPIVPVTKFVYAIANGIELNF, encoded by the coding sequence ATGCGCACATTTTTTAAAATTTTATCTTTTTCCGTCTGCTTGTTGGTACTGGCAAAAGCACCGGTTTTTGCCCAAATCGTTAATATCGAAGATGGGCGCATGAGCCACGACTCTACCAACCGTTTTGCGGGTAAAGCAGGTGTCAGTTTCTCCATTTACAACCAAAATGCCGGCAAAGACCGCCCGAATAATTACCTGCAATTTACTTTTAACGGCGATGCTACGTACCAATCTAAGCTTCATACTTATTTACTGATTAACTACTTTAATTACCTGCTGGTAAATTACGATACCAAAAGCCAGCGCAATACAGTAGCACAGCAAGGTTACTCGCACGGGCGGGTAAACTGGTTTCAGGCGCGCCGGCTTTCTTACGAGTTGTTCGCGCAAATCCAGAGCGATAAAGCCCGTGGTTTAAATTTACGCACTTTAGGTGGTGGTTATCTGCGGTTTCGGTTAATGAAGCAGGCCGATAAAAAAATTAACGTGTACCTGGGCACCGGCTTGATGCAAGAGCACGAAGAATGGCAAAATCCGGAAGAGTTCGACCGTTTACAAACATCCGATTTAGTTAAATCTACCAGTTACGTGAGTGCCCGCCTAAAAGCCCGCGACAATGTAGAAATCAGCGCGATTACATATTACCAGGTAGGTTACAGCCAACTCATTGAACATTTCCGGAACCGGGTAAGTGGCGAAATTAGCTTGGGCGTGAATATAAATAAAGTATTGGCCTTAAAAACTAAGTTTAATTGTACCTACGAAGATCAACCCATTGTGCCGGTAACTAAATTTGTTTATGCCATTGCCAACGGCATCGAGCTAAATTTTTAA
- a CDS encoding MBL fold metallo-hydrolase RNA specificity domain-containing protein, which yields MTISFYGAAQTVTGSKHLVTLENGKRILLDCGLLQGKGEKNDEYNREFDFEPENINYLILSHAHIDHSGLIPRLVKMGFNGPIFCTPPTLELCELLLRDSARIQQSNNSTEPLYEEADVENALQLFQTVPYDETFRIDEDIELLFTDTGHVLGSAAINLKLQDQGQERTLCFSGDIGRFANRILKEPQPFPAAEIILCESTYGDKVHDTLENTEERLEQIVQKVCVERSGKLLIPAFSIGRTQELIYSLNYLAEEGRLPEDVKVFVDSPLSVYATDILRSHPEYFNETMQEYLKFDSDPFGFPQLHYITEAEDSRELNNLDQPCVIISSSGMMEAGRIQHHLKNNLADPNSAVLITGYCEPSTLGGQLLNGAETVRIFGEEVAVNAEILVMKEYSAHGDYGDIAKFLMCQDKEKIKKIFLVHGEKRVMEQLKADLTEFGYSNIEIPDFRLSYVV from the coding sequence ATGACTATATCTTTTTACGGCGCCGCTCAAACCGTTACGGGCAGCAAACATTTAGTTACGCTTGAAAATGGCAAGCGTATTTTGCTCGATTGCGGCCTGCTGCAAGGCAAAGGCGAAAAAAACGACGAATACAACCGGGAGTTTGATTTTGAACCCGAAAACATAAATTACTTAATTTTATCGCACGCTCACATCGACCACTCGGGCTTAATTCCGCGCTTGGTTAAAATGGGTTTTAACGGGCCAATTTTTTGTACGCCACCAACCTTAGAACTCTGCGAACTCTTGCTCCGCGATAGCGCCCGCATTCAGCAAAGTAATAACTCCACCGAGCCACTGTACGAAGAAGCCGACGTAGAAAATGCCTTGCAGCTTTTCCAAACCGTACCTTACGACGAGACTTTCCGCATCGACGAAGACATTGAACTGCTTTTTACCGATACCGGCCACGTGCTGGGAAGCGCCGCCATAAATTTAAAATTACAGGACCAAGGCCAGGAGCGCACGCTTTGCTTTAGCGGCGACATAGGTCGTTTTGCCAACCGCATTTTAAAAGAACCACAGCCTTTTCCGGCTGCCGAAATAATTTTGTGCGAATCTACGTACGGCGACAAAGTACACGATACCCTGGAAAATACTGAAGAACGTTTAGAACAGATTGTACAGAAAGTATGCGTAGAGCGGAGCGGCAAACTGCTGATTCCGGCATTTAGTATTGGCCGTACTCAGGAGCTTATTTATTCTTTAAATTACTTGGCCGAAGAAGGCCGGTTGCCCGAAGATGTAAAAGTGTTTGTAGATAGCCCGTTGTCGGTTTACGCTACCGATATTTTGCGGAGCCACCCGGAGTATTTTAACGAGACCATGCAGGAATATTTGAAATTTGACTCCGACCCGTTTGGTTTTCCGCAATTGCATTACATCACCGAAGCCGAAGATTCTAGAGAGCTTAATAACCTGGATCAACCTTGTGTTATAATTTCGTCGTCGGGCATGATGGAAGCCGGCCGCATCCAGCACCACCTGAAAAATAATTTAGCCGATCCCAACAGCGCCGTGCTTATTACGGGTTACTGCGAACCCTCTACTTTGGGTGGCCAATTGCTAAACGGCGCCGAAACCGTGCGCATCTTCGGCGAAGAAGTAGCGGTAAATGCCGAAATACTGGTAATGAAAGAATACAGCGCCCACGGCGATTACGGCGATATTGCCAAGTTTTTGATGTGTCAGGATAAAGAAAAAATTAAAAAAATATTTTTAGTGCACGGCGAAAAACGTGTGATGGAGCAGCTTAAAGCCGATTTAACTGAATTTGGTTACTCCAACATTGAGATTCCGGATTTTCGGCTATCGTATGTGGTGTAG
- a CDS encoding c-type cytochrome, whose product MMNKSSIFFAALSFAFLTSCGGAQKQPGEEYYDADYRAKSDSAYEENQKRQGVAQSQTATANGTDTNNEQVGANASTHSAASEAPSAQADKSQASSPAKTAGAASTEQKPADAAKPAGNFEKGKGLIAKSDCLACHKVDQKLVGPAYQDVAKKYESNSKNINYLANKIIKGGAGAWGEVPMSPHPTLSQSDAKEMAQYILSLR is encoded by the coding sequence ATGATGAACAAATCAAGTATTTTTTTTGCCGCCCTTAGTTTTGCTTTTTTAACCAGTTGCGGTGGTGCCCAGAAGCAGCCGGGCGAAGAGTATTACGATGCTGATTACCGCGCTAAATCCGATAGTGCGTACGAAGAGAATCAGAAGAGACAAGGTGTTGCTCAATCGCAAACGGCTACTGCCAATGGCACCGATACCAACAACGAGCAAGTAGGCGCTAACGCCAGCACGCATTCGGCCGCTTCCGAAGCGCCCTCGGCCCAGGCCGATAAGTCGCAGGCCAGTAGCCCGGCTAAAACCGCCGGCGCCGCTTCTACCGAACAAAAACCTGCCGATGCGGCTAAACCTGCCGGTAATTTTGAAAAAGGCAAAGGCCTTATTGCTAAATCCGACTGCCTGGCTTGCCATAAAGTAGACCAGAAATTAGTAGGGCCCGCCTACCAGGACGTAGCTAAGAAATACGAATCTAACTCTAAAAACATTAACTATCTAGCCAACAAAATTATTAAAGGCGGCGCCGGCGCCTGGGGCGAGGTTCCCATGAGCCCGCACCCTACCTTATCGCAGAGCGACGCGAAAGAAATGGCGCAGTATATTTTATCGTTGCGCTAA
- a CDS encoding O-methyltransferase gives MDFLPLELQQYVEKHTSAEPEILKKLNRDTHVNVMKPRMLSGHFQGRLLAMISQMLRPQYVLEIGTYTGYSAICLAEGLAPGGLVHTIDVNVELEEMVRRYFAEAGVADKIKYYLGPALEIIPTLPYTFDLVFIDADKLNNANYFDLVLDKVRPGGFILTDNVLWSGKVTATNNGKIDKDTQSVLDFNRKVQEDSRVENILLPIRDGLLIARKI, from the coding sequence ATGGACTTTTTACCGCTCGAGCTACAGCAGTACGTGGAAAAGCATACTTCTGCGGAACCGGAAATTTTAAAAAAACTCAATCGCGACACCCACGTGAATGTGATGAAACCGCGTATGCTTTCCGGGCATTTCCAGGGTAGGTTGCTGGCTATGATTTCGCAGATGTTGCGGCCACAATATGTTTTAGAGATTGGTACTTATACCGGTTACTCGGCTATTTGCTTAGCCGAAGGATTAGCGCCAGGCGGTTTGGTGCACACTATTGATGTAAATGTAGAACTGGAAGAAATGGTGCGCCGCTACTTTGCCGAAGCCGGGGTAGCTGATAAAATTAAATACTACTTAGGTCCGGCTTTGGAAATTATCCCCACGTTGCCTTATACCTTTGATTTGGTATTTATTGATGCCGACAAGCTAAATAATGCTAACTACTTTGATTTAGTGCTGGACAAAGTACGGCCGGGCGGTTTTATTTTAACCGATAACGTGTTATGGAGCGGCAAAGTAACCGCAACCAACAACGGCAAAATTGATAAGGATACGCAATCGGTGCTGGATTTTAACCGCAAAGTACAGGAAGACTCCCGGGTAGAAAACATTTTGCTGCCTATCCGGGATGGCCTGTTAATTGCCCGTAAAATTTAA